A stretch of the Tannerella serpentiformis genome encodes the following:
- a CDS encoding helix-turn-helix domain-containing protein, with amino-acid sequence MQIILVDGKAWERHRSAFTDFIYRIERLIGNPPEVDEWLDNDAVCRRLNISPRTLQTLRDTGKIPFSMVGHKCYYKAGDIAELLNSKAE; translated from the coding sequence ATGCAAATCATCCTTGTAGACGGTAAGGCTTGGGAGCGACATCGCTCCGCCTTTACCGACTTTATCTACCGTATCGAGCGGCTCATTGGCAATCCGCCCGAGGTCGACGAATGGCTCGACAACGACGCCGTATGCCGCCGGCTGAACATCAGCCCTCGCACCCTGCAGACCTTGAGAGATACGGGTAAAATCCCCTTCTCCATGGTCGGGCACAAGTGTTATTACAAAGCCGGAGACATCGCTGAATTACTGAACTCAAAAGCTGAATGA